Below is a genomic region from Synergistaceae bacterium.
CGTCGACGAACAGAGAGGTGACCGGATCCACCTTGTATTTTTCCTCCGCGGCGGTCGCGTGGTGCGATTTGATTCCTATCACCCCGGGGACAAACTCACCGCTCCTCGTTCGGATCAGCAATTCCAAAGCGGGAAGAACCTTTTCCGGGATCCCTCCGAGACGGTCAATCTGCAGAAAACCGTCCGGCTCGATTCTGCGCACGATGAATCCCAGTTGATCCAGGTGCGCGAAAACCATTACGGACGGCGCTTTCGGATCGGTCCCCTGTATTGTGGCGATGGTGTTGCCCGCGCGATCTACCTCCACGCTGTCGACAAAAGCGGCGACGGCATCCCGATAAACCCGGGCCGCCTCCCGTTCATAGCCGGACGGCGCCGGAGCCAGACACAAATTTCTCAGGATTTCACTGAGGTTCATCAATGTTTTTTTCTCCTTTCGTTGCGCTCTGTATCACAGCTTCCTGCAGCTCCAGAAGCCTGTTCCGGGGATCCTGCGCGCTGAAAACGGCCCTGCCCAGCACCGCGCCTGTGAGTCCCGCCCTGAAAAGTTCGCGCAAAGCCCGGAGGTCGAGTGCGCCGTCGGCGAAAACCTCAAGACCGGGCGGAACCTGGGAAGCTATGAACTTCGCTTTTTCCAAAGCCGGCGCGTACAGTTTTTCTCCCGCGGCGTCCGGTTCCGCTGTCATGACGAGCAGGGCATCGCAAAGCGGCCAAAAAGGACGCGTAAAATCCTCCGGAGTTTTTACGTTCAGAGCGAGGCCCGTCTCCATTCCCAGGTCATGCGCCCGGTTCAAAAACAACAACGGATAGGGAAGCGCTTCGATGTGCGCGTAAACCCTCCTGACCCTGAGCGGGGCGACCCGTTCCAGCCAGAAGCAGGGATCTGTCACCATAAAATGCACGTCCATGGCCATATGTCCCGCTGTCTCGCAAATCGCAGCGGCAGTTTTCATTCCGAAGGTGATGTTGGGTGTGAAATTGCCGTCCTCAATGTCGAGGTGCAAAAAAGGCCAATTTCCCAAAGCGGCGATTTCTTCTCCCAGTTTGAGCTGGTTCGCCGAGGCTATGGAGGGTACCAACCTCATAGCGAACATCCTCCTTTGCGGTGCTGAACGCCGACAATACAACATCTTCATTCAACTTTTGCAAAAGTGTATCTTTAAAAATTGTATTAGTCAATCTCAATCAACGAATTTGTTCTATATTGATGATCATCGGAGAAGAAGCGAAAATGTCTGACATGCTGAGAATCAAAAGAAGCGCTGATTGGCTGCTCTGAAAAAGCAGGGTGTATTATAATTAATTTTCAGAGATCGTCGGTCGTTTTTTTTGCTGAGTTTTATTTTTGTGATGTTTTTCTTCTTGTGAGAAGTAGAATGTTCGTATATAATCTTTTTTTGTTTCTGCCCTGCCTCTTCAGAGAGGAGAGGCCATAAGACCACAGGGAGGAGGTGTAAGACGTGCGACATTATGAAATGATGGTCCTTCTGGAAGCGGATCTCGAAGAACCGAAGGACGAAGTCGAAAAGATCGAAGAAGTCGTGCGTAACCTGGGCGGCTCAGTCACCAGGACCGATGTTTGGGGGAAAAGGCGTCTGGCCTATCCCATCCGGAAGAAAAACGAGGGCATTTACGTGCTCTTCAATTTCGATCTGGAACCAGCGCAGACTTTCGAGCTGAAACGTGTGCTCGGCCTGCGTGCCAACATCTATCGCCATATGATCATTTTGTTGGATGAATGACGGAGAGGAGACTCAATTGGCCAGAGGATTCAATAAAGTTATCCTGATTGGCAACCTGGCCCGTGACCCGGAGGTTCGCTATACGGTGGACAAAAGGGCTTGGGCTCGTTTTACCCTGGCTGTCAATTACAGCTGGAAGAACAAAAACGGAGAGTTTCAGGAAGGCGTGGATTTCATTCCCATCGTAGCCTGGGGCCCCCTGGGAGACCGCTGCGGACGATACCTGAAAAAGGGAAGCGCGGTTTGTGTGGAAGGGAAAATCAAGGTGCGCAGCTACGAGGCCAGAGATGGAAGCGGCAAGAAATACTCCACGGACGTCGAGGCTGCGGAAGTGATGTTCATTGGTTCCCGGCGCGAATCCGAAGCCGAATCCGGGAGTGCTCCCGGAGACGGAGGGGGTTATCCTTCCTTCGGAGACGACGCTGATTTTGGCAAAAGCATACGGGAAAAGGGATTTGGCGCGGGGGAATTCCCCATGGATGTGTCCGAACTGGGAAGCGGCAGCGGGGACGATGAATCTGACGCGGAAATTCCTTTCTAGCGCAATTTTTTAGAATCGGCTTTCAAGGAGGCTGGAAAAATGAACGGCGAAGGCAGACCTGCTGGAGGCGGCGGTACCGGAGGAGCTCCGCGCGGAGGCATGCGCAGAGGCGGCCCCCGTCGTCGTCCGAAGTTTTGCTATTATTGTGTGGAGAAGCAGGAAAAAGTAGATTATAAAGACGCGGAAAAGCTGCGCAAGTACGTGAGTGAACGAGGAAAAATCATCCCCCGGCGCGTGACGGGAAACTGCGCCAAACATCAGCGGCTTTTGACGGAAGCGATTAAGAGAGCCCGATATATGGCGTTGCTTCCTTACTCGCTGGATTGATGCGAGACGAAGTGCGGACAGGCTGTAAACGGGGGAGAAGCCCATGGGCGTCTCCCCTTTTTCTCAGGAAGGCAGGCAGGTGAGAAAGCATGGAGGGACCGAATAAGCCGCTGAAAACGTTCAGAGGGAGTTCCCTCGCCAGATGTCTGGCTTTATCGCTGACGTCGGGTTTGTTGTTCTGCTCCGGTTTTTTTGTCCCTGTGCTGGGAACCGTCGGATTTTTATTCTCCCCCACGCCCCTGGCCCTTCTGGGGGTTCGGGAAAATAAGACATGGATGGCCCTGGGACTTCTCCTCATGGGCATGTTTCTTCTGGCTCTGGAGCCGATGATTGCACTTTATTTCCTGTTGATGGAAGGACTTCTGTGCGTGGGGCTTGCCTTTCCTCCGGGGCATCTGGAGAAGGGGAGCGACGCGCTGTTTCTCTGCTCCACGGTTTCCGTGGCGTCCAAAGTCCTTTATATGACGGCGGATGTGATTCTGCTGGGATACAATCCCTTTATCATGAAGCCGGATGCCCTGCGGAGCGTTTTCATGCAGATGTATCTGGGGCTGCTGGCTCAGGACGTTCAAAGCGCGACGGCTCTGAAGGAATCCATGGAACAGATTCTCGCTCTGGCTCCTTATATGGTGCCGTCTCTGATCGTCACCTGGTCAATGCTGGATTCCTACCTCAATTACCGGCTCTGCGAGGCGATTCAGCGCGGGCGCAGCGTCGTTTTCCCCCCTTCGCCCCCCTTTGGAATGTGGCGTTTTCCCAAAAGCATTCTCTGGGCTCTGCTGGTGGCTTTTCTCCTGCCTCTGCTGACGGAATCGGAAGGCTGGTCCGTGACGACCATGCTGGAAGTCAACCTGAAGTTTCTGGTCAACGTCTTCTTTTTCCTGCAGGGGCTCTCTCTGATCTGGTGGTGGCTTCTGAGGCGAAAAGTCAATTTCCTGCTGCGGGTATTCATCATCGCGCTTCTGACGCTTCCAATTCTGGGGCTGTGGGTGATCGGCCTCGGTATCGGGGACATCTGCTTCGACTTCAGGACCCTTCGGGAACGCAGCGGAAAAGGGCGATAAATAAAGATTTTGCCATATATCAAAGAGGAGAGGATTGCAGGTGCAGGTTATTTTAAAAAAAGAGGTCAGTAAAATTGGCGCGGCGGGAGCCCTTGTGGAGGTCAGCGACGGATACGCCCGAAATTTCCTCTTCCCGCGGGGTTTGGCCGAGGAAGCCACTCCGGGAAAAATCGCGGATCTGAAAGCTCGTGCGGAGAGCCGTAAAACCAGAGAGACGAAGGAAAAACTGGCCTCCGAGGAAGATAAAAAGAAACTGCAGGGTCGGGTGGTCCGCGTGGAAGCCAGCGCCGGCGAAAATGGCAGGCTCTTCGGAAGCGTCACCGCGTCCCAGGTTGCCGAGGCCCTTGAGGCTCAGTTCGGCATCCGGGTGGACAAAAGAGACATCAAACTTGCCGATACCGTTCGACAGCCGGGAAACCACGCCTTCTCCGTGAAGCTCTACGCCGGGGTGCAGGCTGATATGACCCTTTCTGTGGAAATACGAAACTCCTGATATGATCTACGACCGCGTTCCTCCTCAGAACATTGCCGCAGAACGCGCGGTTTTGGGGGCCTGTCTGCTGGAACAGGAAGCCCTCAACGCCGCAGCCGAGGCTTTGAGGCCGGAAGATTTTTACGATCTGAACCATCAGGCGGCGTTCGAAGCCATGATTCAGATGTTCGGCGAGGGGCATCCTGTGGAGATAATCACCCTGGGAGAGGAGCTTTCCCGACGGGGAATCTTCGAAAAACTGGGAGGACAGTCCTTTTTTTCCGCGCTGATCTCGGAGGTCCCCACCACAGCCAATGTGGAGTATCACGCGAACATCGTGCGGGAAAAGTCGATTCGCCGGCGTCTGATCGAGGCGGGAAATCGAATCGTGCGCCTGGGATACGACACGGAGATCGAAAATGCTATGGCACTGGACGAGGCGGAGCGGGCGGTTTTCGAAATCGCGCAGAACAACAATCAGGTGGAGTTTCGGGCGGTTCGCGAGATTCTCGGGGGGACCTTCGCCAAAATTCAGGAGCAGTACCAGCGGACCGGGTCGAAAGTCAGCGGTTTCGACTCAAGCTTCGTGGACCTGGACGTTTTGACGGGAGGATTTCAGCCGGGCAGCCTGAATATCATTGCGGCGCGTCCTTCCATGGGCAAGACGGCCTTTGCCCTGAACATCGCCCAGTTCGGGGGCGGGAAGGGAGGAGACATCGTTTTGATCTTCAGCCTCGAAATGTCGGGAGAGCAGTTGGTTCAGAGAATGCTGGGCTCGGAGGCGGAAATCAACATTCACGCCATGCGGACGGGCATGATGGGCAAGAACGAGTGGAACCAGCTGATGGAGGCCGCGGGGCGTCTGACGAAGGCCCCGATCTTCATCGACGACAGTTCCATGCTGACCACCATGGATTTTCGTGCCCGCTGCCGCCGTTTCAAGGCGCGTTACCCCAACCTGGGGCTGATCGTCGTGGACTACCTGCAGCTCATGAGTTTTGGCGGTCGCTCCACCGAGAGCCGGCAGCAGGAGGTATCGGAAATTTCTCGTATGCTGAAGGGTGTAGCCAGGGAGCTCGAGTGTCCGATTATCGCGCTCTCTCAGCTTTCCCGGGCTGTAGAACAGCGCACGGATAAAAAGCCCATGCTCTCCGACCTGCGGGACTCCGGAGCCATCGAACAGGACGCGGATACCGTCATGCTGCTCTACCGTCCGGATTATTATGAAGGCGCGGTGAACCCCGAAATGGACAGCGAGGCGTACCTCATCCTCGCGAAAAACCGCAACGGCCCCACCAACGAGGTTCGGCTGATTTTCAGGAGGGAAATCACCCGTTTCCTCAACGCAGCCTCAATGTAGCCTGCGGGGTCCGCGCAGAAGCGGCCTCGGCCCGGACAGATCCCGCGGGATTTGCCCGGGCATAATTATTCTCTTTATGTTTTGTCCCGGGCGGGCAGCAGAGGGACAGGATTCACGGGGCGGCCGTTTTTTCGAACTTCGAAATGGACATGAAAGGTCGTCGAACGTCCGCTGCTGCCCACGTAGGCCACAATGTCGCCCTGTCTGACCCGCTGACCCTTTTTCACGTTGATCCTGTCGCAATGGGCGTAGAGCGTGGCCAGTCCGTTCCCGTGGTCGAGAAGCACCAGATTGCCATACCCGCTGAATTGAGGAGTTGACGGGGGGATAGTCACCCGCACCACACCATCCAGAGCAGCCGCGATGGGAGTCCCTTTGGGCATCGGTAAATCCAGACCGGCGTGAAAACGACGCTTGCCCCGTTTCCCAAAACCGGACGAAACCGCGCCGTTTACCGGCCAGATCATTTTTCCGGAAGTGGGAGAAGGCACCGCGGGCAGGGGAGGCGGTTCTTTGAGAGAAGGCGGAGGAAGCGTCAGGGCCGGAGACGTGGAAGCGGGCGCGGGTTCCGGTCTGACGGAGATGTCGGATGAAACGACGGCCACCCTGTCTCCCGAAATCACCAGCTGCATGTTCTTCACCGGCTCTTTGACCTCCGGCGAAGGGGTTTGTCTGACCGTAACGGGAACCGTCGTTTTCAGCTCCGGGGAAACGGGTCGTCTGTCGGAAGATTCGCTCTCCAGATCCTTCATGAAGGACGGCACGCCATGAAGTTTTATCGTGACGAGAGGAGCCTCCGGAGGGAACTCGAAGCGGCTCTTTTTGGAGTCGGAATCGGCAGGCGCTCCGGACGACGGGGAAGGCTCCGGCGGAGAGGACGCGCCTGCCGCGGTCGAAACTGACGAAGCTGGCGGAGTCGATGGAGTCGATGGAATTAACGGAGTTGCTGAAGTTGGTGGAGTTGGTGGAGCAGAAGAGAAATTTTTGCTCGGGGAAGCCGGCGATGGCGGCACGGGAGAAAGATCGGGAGAGACTTTCTTTTCCCGCTGATCGAGAGGGATGCCATGAAGCTTCACGGTGACCAGAGAATCGGAAGACCTGTTTTTTCTGCTTTGTACCTCCGTCCACGTTGGAATGAGGGCGCTTTTTGAGTGAGGAATCAGAACGACGTCCCCTTTGCGGGGAGGAGTTTGGGGCGTATAGTCATTGACCCAAAAAACGTCGCTGGAAAGCACTCCATACTCTCGACACATTTTTTCCAGATCCTGCATCTGGGCGACATCACCGGTCCAGGTCAGGCTCTCCCAGACGGGTACGGCGGCCTTCGCGGCAGGAAGGGGGATCGCCTTCATCGCCAGCGCCCAGGCCAGACAAAAGAATAAAAAGTGATTATACTTTCGCGGCATTGTCGAATCTCTCCCTTTCTCATAACGCATGACACTCTGACATTTTTACATTTTTAATATAAACTCGACATACTCTCACGGTTAAAGCCTGTCGAACTTCAGGACTGCAAAAACAACCAACCGAAGCCGGTTTCACGTTTTCTTCAGGCAGGAAGCGAAAATCCTTCCGCGGAAGGAGTTTAACATGAATCCAGCTATACAGCAAGAAACAAAAGTTGCGGACGGCAGCGAACCGGACGCGGGGAGAGACTCCCGCAAAAAGCTTCGATAAAATGCGCATATGTTCATATTTTGTACCGGCCTCCTGTGGTAACATGAAAGAAGAAAGGATATTCGAGAAACACTGTATTTTTGATTTTCAGAGGTGAAGAAGTTTCATGACGGAAAGCAGCATGGAAATGAACTCCGTGTATCCCGAGAGGAGAACCCGGCGGGCGATGGCGGCGACATTGACGGGATTATGGGTCAACGTTCTGCTGACGGTGGGGAAATACGCGGCCGGCATTCTCGGGCACAGCGGCGCGATGGTGGCGGACGCGACGCACTCTCTTTCGGATCTGCTGACGGACTTCGCCGTTCTTCTCGGACTGCGCTACACGAACCGCCCGGCAGACGCGGAACACGCCTATGGACACGGGCGGTTCGAAACTCTCGCGGCGGCCTTTTGCGGTCTCACCCTTTTAACGGTGGGGCTGGGAGTGCTGGTCGACGGAGTAGGAGACGTTTTGCACATTTTTCGGGGAGAACGGCTCCAGGAGCCGGGCATGATCGCTATGGCGATGGCCCTTGTGTCGATCGGGGTCAAGGAAATTCTCTATCGCTACACCCGGGCGGAAGCGCGCCGGCTGAACAGCTCTTCTCTGGAAGCCAATGCCTGGCACCACCGGTCGGACGCGCTTTCCTCCATTGGGGCGCTGCTGGGCATCGGGGGAAGCATCCTGGGGGGAAGGGACTGGGCTGTTTTGGATCCCGCCGCCGCCATTATCGTCAGTTTTTTCATTCTTTACGCCGCCATAACGATTTTCTGGAACAGCATTCGAGAAGTGCTGGATACCTCTCTGGCGCCGGCGCAGCTTGAGGGAATCCGGGCGATGGCCTTGGATTTTCAGGAGATTCATGACATCCATAAGATAAGAACCCGCCGGATCGGTTTTTATGTGGCTCTTGAAGCCCATATCGTCATGAATGGCGAAATGACTCTCAAAAAAGCCCACGACATAACCAGCGCGCTGGAGAAAAAATTACAAAAAACTCTGGGTATTGGCGCTTTGATAACGCTTCACATGGAACCTCGCGAATTTTGATAAAAAGATCGCGTTTTACAGGAAAAAATCGCCTCTCTCATGTAAAATATAAAAACAGGAAAATTATATTTATAATAATTTTCTTAAAACAGAGTTATTTATGTGCTCTGTGATGCCGAAAATATGTGGTAATTTTATAAAAATCGCAAAGATGCCAGAGATGAAAATTTTGATATGAAAACTTCAGAGATACGCTTTATTCACGTAAAAGCGGCGTTTTTTCTTGCCTGGGTCATTTTCGTTTTCTTTGTTCCGGCAGGGGCGTTCGCGGCAGAGGAGGTCGAATGGGTTTCAATCCCCACGGCCAGCGCGGGGTTGCTCGCTCTTCCGTCGGAATGGCGTCTGGTCTCCCGGGATGAGGCGCCGGAGCGGGAGAGTGAACCGGCGTCCTCCCGGATATTGAACGTCCAGCAGGTTTTGTGCGCCGAACGTGAAAAAAACTCTCCTGAAGGAGGCGCCGTTCTCCAGGTTTTCGCGATGTGGAGCTCTGACAGTGAAGGAAAGGCCTTTATTCTCCCGCCGGAGTTGCTCTCGGACTCTGAGGAACCTCTTGTGGGAGGTCTGCTGCAGGCTCGTTACGGTCGTGTTCAGTATTTGGGAAGAAGCATGCTCCCCACGGACCTCAAGGACGTCCCCATTGTCATCTGGGAGGCGGAGCTTCCCGATTCAAGGCTGCGTTACCGGACCGTCACGCTTTTTCATGATGAAAAACTGGTGCTCATACTGATTCGGTATCTTCCCGCCAATGAAGAATACTGGCAGCGAGAATTTGAAACCATTGTCAATCGCTGGGTGACGTCCCTGACTCTGACCCCTCAGCAGGACGTGGGCGTGCCGATGCTTCCCGCGCTTCCCGCAGAGCGCGCCGCCCTTCCCGAGATCGCTCTTCCGGCGGACATCCCCGACAGAACTGCGAATTTACCGGCTGTTTCCGCCGAAAATCCGCCTCCTGCCGCGCCGGTACAGAGTGAACCTGTCGTCCTGTCTTTCGACTTCATGAAAAATTCCCTGCCAATGCCGCTCCTGTACGGCGGAGGCGCGGCGCTTGCCCTGGCGATGCTTCTTGCGGGATTTCTGATCAAACGCCGTAAAAAACGGATTCCTGTTCTGTCGTCGTCCTCTGAAACAGATAAATCGGAAGAAATAGAAAACACGGAGCTGGATGAAAACGAAGAAGCTCGAATATTCTCTATGGAGGAGGACAGGAGGGACGACGGAAACACGCT
It encodes:
- the dnaB gene encoding replicative DNA helicase: MIYDRVPPQNIAAERAVLGACLLEQEALNAAAEALRPEDFYDLNHQAAFEAMIQMFGEGHPVEIITLGEELSRRGIFEKLGGQSFFSALISEVPTTANVEYHANIVREKSIRRRLIEAGNRIVRLGYDTEIENAMALDEAERAVFEIAQNNNQVEFRAVREILGGTFAKIQEQYQRTGSKVSGFDSSFVDLDVLTGGFQPGSLNIIAARPSMGKTAFALNIAQFGGGKGGDIVLIFSLEMSGEQLVQRMLGSEAEINIHAMRTGMMGKNEWNQLMEAAGRLTKAPIFIDDSSMLTTMDFRARCRRFKARYPNLGLIVVDYLQLMSFGGRSTESRQQEVSEISRMLKGVARELECPIIALSQLSRAVEQRTDKKPMLSDLRDSGAIEQDADTVMLLYRPDYYEGAVNPEMDSEAYLILAKNRNGPTNEVRLIFRREITRFLNAASM
- a CDS encoding cation diffusion facilitator family transporter; amino-acid sequence: MTESSMEMNSVYPERRTRRAMAATLTGLWVNVLLTVGKYAAGILGHSGAMVADATHSLSDLLTDFAVLLGLRYTNRPADAEHAYGHGRFETLAAAFCGLTLLTVGLGVLVDGVGDVLHIFRGERLQEPGMIAMAMALVSIGVKEILYRYTRAEARRLNSSSLEANAWHHRSDALSSIGALLGIGGSILGGRDWAVLDPAAAIIVSFFILYAAITIFWNSIREVLDTSLAPAQLEGIRAMALDFQEIHDIHKIRTRRIGFYVALEAHIVMNGEMTLKKAHDITSALEKKLQKTLGIGALITLHMEPREF
- a CDS encoding M23 family metallopeptidase; its protein translation is MPRKYNHFLFFCLAWALAMKAIPLPAAKAAVPVWESLTWTGDVAQMQDLEKMCREYGVLSSDVFWVNDYTPQTPPRKGDVVLIPHSKSALIPTWTEVQSRKNRSSDSLVTVKLHGIPLDQREKKVSPDLSPVPPSPASPSKNFSSAPPTPPTSATPLIPSTPSTPPASSVSTAAGASSPPEPSPSSGAPADSDSKKSRFEFPPEAPLVTIKLHGVPSFMKDLESESSDRRPVSPELKTTVPVTVRQTPSPEVKEPVKNMQLVISGDRVAVVSSDISVRPEPAPASTSPALTLPPPSLKEPPPLPAVPSPTSGKMIWPVNGAVSSGFGKRGKRRFHAGLDLPMPKGTPIAAALDGVVRVTIPPSTPQFSGYGNLVLLDHGNGLATLYAHCDRINVKKGQRVRQGDIVAYVGSSGRSTTFHVHFEVRKNGRPVNPVPLLPARDKT
- the ssb gene encoding single-stranded DNA-binding protein: MARGFNKVILIGNLARDPEVRYTVDKRAWARFTLAVNYSWKNKNGEFQEGVDFIPIVAWGPLGDRCGRYLKKGSAVCVEGKIKVRSYEARDGSGKKYSTDVEAAEVMFIGSRRESEAESGSAPGDGGGYPSFGDDADFGKSIREKGFGAGEFPMDVSELGSGSGDDESDAEIPF
- the rplI gene encoding 50S ribosomal protein L9, whose translation is MQVILKKEVSKIGAAGALVEVSDGYARNFLFPRGLAEEATPGKIADLKARAESRKTRETKEKLASEEDKKKLQGRVVRVEASAGENGRLFGSVTASQVAEALEAQFGIRVDKRDIKLADTVRQPGNHAFSVKLYAGVQADMTLSVEIRNS
- the rpsR gene encoding 30S ribosomal protein S18, giving the protein MRRGGPRRRPKFCYYCVEKQEKVDYKDAEKLRKYVSERGKIIPRRVTGNCAKHQRLLTEAIKRARYMALLPYSLD
- the rpsF gene encoding 30S ribosomal protein S6 is translated as MRHYEMMVLLEADLEEPKDEVEKIEEVVRNLGGSVTRTDVWGKRRLAYPIRKKNEGIYVLFNFDLEPAQTFELKRVLGLRANIYRHMIILLDE
- a CDS encoding YybS family protein, whose amino-acid sequence is MEGPNKPLKTFRGSSLARCLALSLTSGLLFCSGFFVPVLGTVGFLFSPTPLALLGVRENKTWMALGLLLMGMFLLALEPMIALYFLLMEGLLCVGLAFPPGHLEKGSDALFLCSTVSVASKVLYMTADVILLGYNPFIMKPDALRSVFMQMYLGLLAQDVQSATALKESMEQILALAPYMVPSLIVTWSMLDSYLNYRLCEAIQRGRSVVFPPSPPFGMWRFPKSILWALLVAFLLPLLTESEGWSVTTMLEVNLKFLVNVFFFLQGLSLIWWWLLRRKVNFLLRVFIIALLTLPILGLWVIGLGIGDICFDFRTLRERSGKGR